In one window of Zingiber officinale cultivar Zhangliang chromosome 11A, Zo_v1.1, whole genome shotgun sequence DNA:
- the LOC122032617 gene encoding lysine-rich arabinogalactan protein 19-like isoform X2 produces MATARAPPPPPVIGKAGSYTVFITPSSMAPPSESPGSNIVSPSPSSTARRPETEAPSPAKAPPPPVQVPPPQFEKTTAMSSGSVLGFFWEAVAKIQNAHSSLDEHLANWFGLDHSRYQWALNDYYEVSGK; encoded by the exons ATGGCTACTGCTCGTGCGCCGCCGCCTCCGCCAGTGATCGGGAAGGCCGGGAGCTACACCGTTTTCATCACTCCCTCGTCGATGGCGCCGCCATCTGAGAGTCCGGGATCGAACATTGTGAGTCCCTCGCCGAGCTCTACTGCTAGAAGGCCTGAAACGGAAGCTCCTTCTCCTGCGAAGGCTCCTCCTCCGCCAGTTCAGGTCCCGCCTCCGCAGTTTGAGAAGACGACTGCAATGTCCTCCGGATCTGTGTTAGGGTTCTTCTGGGAGGCTGTCGCCAAAATCCAAAATG CGCATTCAAGCTTGGACGAACACTTGGCGAATTGGTTTGGCTTGGACCATTCGAGGTACCAGTGGGCCTTGAATGATTACTATGAAGTCAGTGGAAAG